In one window of Nicotiana tabacum cultivar K326 chromosome 12, ASM71507v2, whole genome shotgun sequence DNA:
- the LOC107804128 gene encoding pathogenesis-related thaumatin-like protein 3.5: MAADHILVQRVLLILFVLSGVKLSESARIFTIINHCKETVWPGVFPGDNFNGGGFSLKSGQSIIFTAPVGFQGRIWGRTGCNFDKNGNGSCQTGVCGPSLKCSGTGKTPASLAEFTLASLDFYDVSLVDGFNVPMSVTPINGKGNCSIAGCDGDLRQDCPKELAVKANGKVVACRSACDVFDTDEYCCRGNYGNPTTCQPTYYSKKFKQVCPTAYSYAYDDPTSIFTCSGTDYVIAFCSSRNRPVCTYHDHKLVCGGSNGLRSFMWMIILGLTLIIF; encoded by the exons ATGGCTGCAGATCATATTCTTGTTCAAAGAGTTTTGctcattttatttgttttatcag GTGTAAAATTGTCTGAGTCAGCAAGAATTTTCACGATAATAAACCATTGCAAAGAGACAGTTTGGCCAGGTGTGTTCCCAGGTGACAACTTCAACGGTGGTGGCTTCAGTCTAAAATCAGGCCAATCCATTATTTTCACTGCACCGGTTGGTTTTCAAGGCAGAATTTGGGGAAGAACTGGCTGCAATTTTGACAAAAACGGTAACGGCTCATGCCAAACCGGTGTTTGCGGCCCATCCCTCAAATGTTCAGGCACAGGAAAAACCCCTGCTTCACTTGCCGAATTTACCCTTGCTTCCCTTGATTTTTACGATGTTAGCCTTGTTGATGGGTTTAACGTGCCAATGAGTGTTACTCCTATTAATGGTAAAGGAAATTGCTCAATTGCTGGTTGTGACGGAGATTTAAGACAGGATTGCCCCAAAGAACTTGCAGTTAAGGCCAATGGGAAAGTTGTTGCCTGCAGAAGTGCTTGTGATGTGTTTGATACGGATGAGTATTGTTGTAGGGGTAATTATGGAAATCCAACTACTTGTCAACCTACCTATTATTCCAAGAAATTCAAACAAGTTTGTCCTACTGCTTATAGTTATGCCTATGATGATCCAACTAGCATTTTTACATGCTCAGGAACCGATTATGTTATTGCTTTTTGCTCATCAAG GAACCGACCAGTATGCACATACCATGATCACAAGCTCGTTTGCGGTGGATCAAACGGTTTAAGATCGTTCATGTGGATGATAATTCTTGGATTAACCCTTATCATATTTTAA